Within the Candidatus Poribacteria bacterium genome, the region TGGAACTCACTGTATTTAGTGCGTGAGCGAATAGATGACAGCGTTGATTCCCATTTTGAATGTCATATCCGATTAAAAACTATAGAACCAGAGGATATTGAATTGCACGCCTTGTTCCGATTCAAAAGCCTTCGCAACATTAAATCGTAAAAAAGAGTCGCTTTCACCGAAGTGGAAACCGATGCCGGCATTGCTCTTCGGCACAAGCGTGGGTGTTTGGTTATCTATGTTCCACGCTTGACCTGCATCGAGGAAAAACACCAGAAAGAGATTAAAATCAAAATCGAAGGGCATGTTTCTCCAGAAAGACAGTTCCGGGAAAGGATAGAAGTATTCGATGTTGAAGAGATAACCACGGTCGCCAGCAAAAGCGTAGAGCGGGTAGCCGTTCAAGACCCCTGGACCCCCGATGGTGAATTGACGTTGCATCGGTAGGAATGCGGTTGAAAAACTGCCGACTGCCCGCGTCCGTATCTCATGTTTACCGAGTGGATGGGCATAGCGGAGATGGAGCTGATAGCGCGTAAAATCGAAATCCGAACCGAAGGCAGTGCTGCTATGTTCAACCGAAAATGTGTTATGCCAGCCGAGATAGTTCCGGCGGGTGTTAAAATCGTATTCAAACATAACGCTCCGCATGCGACCGGGTGTTATCGCTGGATTTTCTCGTGCCTTTGATGTCGAACGCCAATTGAAAAGATGCCAATCTGTGCTTTTTTCCAGACTCTCATGGTTTTCAACAAGAAACGTCAACGTTGCTAAGTGCGTCGGACTGGAAGTAGGCACCGGTCGTGATAACTTTTCCCACCGCAAGCCAATTTCAAATCCTCTTCTGGAATAGTAATTATGGATATCCGATCCACCGAAAAGGCTATACAGTAGCCGAAAAGGGGAATCATAATAAGCCGAACCATAGTCATCAACGACAGTAAGAATCGGTGTCGTGATGTCTGTGATACGGTAGACTTTGGCATCCATTCCGAGTCCAAGATACCATTTGCCAGATGGATCTCCATGACCCGTTGTTCCCGATCGGTATGTATGTGCCAAAAAAGGCATTGTTGTTCCGCCAATCTCGTAATTGACGAGTTTATTCCCAAATCCGTAACCTATATTTCCAAACAGTTTTGAAGCCAAAGTGCCGTCTGAAAGACGCGCACCCGGAAACCTATTTTCGATCTCAGCACCGAGCTCCCAACCTGTGACACGGTTGAACTGAATAATGGGTCCCCCTCCAGAAAAGCCGGCAGACTGCGAAGGACGTTCCTTCACAGTAATGACCGCAATCTGTTTGCCATCTTCCTGTTTAACCGATGTTTCTACGCCTTCTAACCTGTACCCCATTTTTTTTCGCAGTGCTTCCATCGCTTTATTGATGTCCTCGTCACCTGCTTCAAGCGTTTCGAGAATCTCCACCCGATCAATTTTCTGATTGCCTTTAATCTGAATTTCATGGATTGGGGAACCGTCGGCAGTGCGGAACCCCGTCGGGGAAGGTAAAGATCGTTTATCAATTTCCAACGCCGATAACGATTTCAACTCAGAGATCTCAATACCCAGTTTGCTGAGATCTGTTAGGAGCTGCCCTGCCTGTTGTGCTGGAACATTCCCAACGATGTTTAGCAAATAGATTTCGTGATTGCTTTTTACGACTGCAAAGATGCCCATAAAGGTATTATCCACACCTGTGCCTTGCATAGTGGTTCCGTTGAGAACATAGAGTTGGACCCTATCATCTTCTTGGATGCCGTGCCAGTTTTTTGCTTTCAAGGTCTCGCCGTAGTATTGCGCGAGTGTATCATAAATACCCGCTGCATCATCGTAGATGTGGATGTAAAGATCGTCCACTGTAGTGAAGGGGGCTGTCGTAACGGCGAGTGCAATTAGTTCACGGGTGAAGTGGAATTGAAATTTGGGGGTTGGTATATCAGGACAATCGAAAGGAATTGTGCCGTCTGGCGTTTCAGCGGACGTTGGCACGGATACAATAAACGGTAGTAAGACTATGAGATATAATATGTATTTCATGTTTATTTTCTGGGCATATATGGTTTTCGGGGTTTCAAAGACTATTATAATGATTTAAGTGTGCACTGTCAAATTGCGTATGAAAGGTTTAACGATGGGTTTACAAAGCACGTTTACAGAACGAAAAAGGCGTGCTTTCTCAAGCACGCCTACGGTAGATATAGTTGGATCGAACTACAACGATTGATCAAGCTCGAAACGCAGAACACCACGATTCGCAGTCCCGACATACAGTGTGTTCCCATCAACAGCGAAAGAGATAACAGCACTTGGAAGTTCGGGGGTCGCCTGTTTCCATGTATGAGTCCCCACTTTCAACAGATACACGTGTTGATCGGTCTGTCCATACACCGTTGTGTCTTCCACCGCCAATCGGGAGACGACGAGAGCGCTACCCTCAGCATCCGTTGCGATATGCCAGTGCGTGCCATCGCTCGAATACGCAACACCTTTATCGGTTGCCACATAAACGGTGGGTTCCGCGAAAACGATCGCCTCGAATTTCTCAAAAGAGAACGGGAGGTCTACAGTAACATCGTTCCAGGTGTCCCCTTCATCAAACGATTGAAAGAGGCGTCCCTCCCGTTTTCCGACGTAAACCGTGCTATCCGACACGGCGATTCTGAAACCCATAGCATTAATGGTATCATAAGACGTAGAGACATCAGCCGAATAATCAAAAGGACCGGATAATAGGGACGCGAAAGCGTCCTCGCCCGTATCGACTAACCCTGTGTTGTGCCATTCAGTCATACCGGGTCGCCATCTGTAAAGCGTCTTCCCGTATTCCACATAATAGGTATCGCCACTCACGGCAAAATTTCCAATAAACGTCATCATACTAGCCGAGGCTTGTTCTTGCATAAACTTATTCATGGCTTCATTTAACTGGTCAAAATCAACATCCTCGGGATTTGGTGGCACACCTTCTTCAAGGTCTTGCTTAGCCACATCGGTGAATGCTTGCATCATAATTCTGTTCATTTCTTCGTCCATTTTCTGTGACATGACGTTTTCAAAAGCAGGCATGCCGGAGATAAACGTTAGACTATTGTCCTCGGTGGATAGATGGGCTATAGGTGAAGGTGAGTTCATCTGATTCACTCTCTTTACATAGAGGACACCGTCAAATACTTTGATAAAGACACCGTGGTCAATACCACGGGGAAGCGGGGTCCACGATTCACCTGCGTCCGTTGAAGTGACAAACCCATTTGTTGAATTTGCGTAGAGTTCACCCTGAACAGCAATAAGTGTCTGAACGGGAGTGCCCACGAGTCCGCTATTAAACTCAGACCACGTTTTGCCACCATCAATTGTGGTCTGAACCCCAGAAGGTCCTCCTTTGTAGAAAGTATTCTCGTCCATCATCAGCACAGGCGGCGGCACGTTGTAACCTGACCCGCCCTTTATATCCAAGGCAGTCCAGGTTTCCCCGGTATTCATGGAGTAGAACAGTTCTCCAAACGCATCTACGACGATAACCCTTCCCTGCGTCGCGAGAAGCTTGATACTCGGCAGATGGATTTCCGTTTCCTCTGCCCCCGGGAATGGGACACTTACCCCAAATTGTTCCCTCTGTTGTCTCTCTTCCTCATGCTCCTGCCTCTTCCGTGGATCTATGGAATACCATGAATCGCCTTGATCGGTTGAACGGTAAAGCGACCACTGGCTACTTCCTGTCAGCGAAGCTCTAAGTTGCATCCCGATCTGATTCTGGTTTGTAACTTCGTCCCCGGCTGCAACATAGAGCCGGTGTTTATCGACCGCTAAGGCATGGATAGCCGTTTTATCTTCGGACATTTCTGTTGGACGAATCGTCAATTTTTCCCATGTATCCATATCACGGCGATAGAGTCCGTTGTCAGTCCCAGCAAACAGAATGTTTTCAACGGCGGCGATTGCACGAATTTTTCGACCCGCGAGGTTCTCATCGTTCAGAGGTATCCACGACTTGCCAGCGTCCGCAGATCGAAATACACCTTCAATGAGAGCAAGGTTCAGTGTGATGTCGGCTTCTGCCCCCGGAACCGCGTCCGTTATGACGAGCCCAACGGGCTGCCCTTTTGGGTGTGCACCGAGCGAATCCCACGTCTCACCGTAGTCTGTAGAAGTCAACACCTCCGCATCGATAGCGATATAGAGTGTATCGTCCCGCTCTACCATTTGTTGTGTGTTACTACCTATTATGAAATCTTTCATGTTGAGTGAAGACAGGCTTCCGGCGATGACGAGTTTCCATGAAGGCCCGTCGTCTGATAGTTTGTAAAGATTCGTGTAGCTACCTGCATAGATGTCTCCACGCGTTGTCGTGAAGAGGGTATTGACAAGTCCGCCTGCGGGTCCCTTCGTTTGTATCCACTGCGGTTCTGGCGTTGGAACCTCAGTTTCATCCACAAGTGCGGCGGCAAAGAGTCGCGCATCGGGTTGCTGACCTGCCCCCGGGTTTCTACCGGGCGTTGATGAACTTCCAGGCTGATTCCGCACAGCGGGTTTGGCGGGTGAATCTAAAACCAAAACCGCTTCAATGAGTTCAACGGTTCGTTCCGATGTAGCGTTTAGGTCGTAAGGTTTCTGGAAACGGGAGAGATACTGTGTCCCAGCCCCGAACAATAAGAACAGCGCGATCGCAGATACCGCTGAAAGTGCCCAAGGCACCACGGGTTTATGTGTCGTAGGGGCTGCGGGGGTAATCCGTGAGATGTCCCGCATGATGTTTTCTGTAAAATACGGAGGTAGTTGGAAACTGCCGAGGTTTTGTCGGATCATGTGTTCTTCCTTCCTGAGACGATTGCGAGCACGGCTGAGTCTACTTTTAACGGTATTTGGAGAGACACCGAGAAACTCGCTGATGGTTTTGATTGTCATTTCACCGAGGTAATAGAGGGTTATCACGGTGCGTTCGCTTTCCGGTAGTTTTTGGAGCAGCTTCTTGACGATCTCACGGCGCGTTTCATCGGTTTCCGCTGCTTGTTTTTCTGAAACGTATTGAGAGTATGACACTTGATTCACTTCACTCATAGCCGTAACTTCTAAGGATTGTTCCGGTGGAGAATTCTTTTGGAACCAGTCAGCACACAAGCGTGACGCGATGACATAAAGCCATCCCGCAAACAGGTTGTGATTTTTTAGGGTTCCGAGTTTCTGGTATGCCCTGAAAAAGGCGTCCTGCGTAATTTCCTCTGCGATGTGAAAATCGCCGATCTTCCGCCACACCAGCGCGTGAACCCCTTTCTGATACTTTTTGACGAGAAACCCGAATGCCTCTTGGTCGCCTTGTAGTACCCGTTGAATGAGTTCAGCATCTTTCTGTTTCATTAAAAACCTCTTCGGAATCGTAACGCCTTTTAACTTATAATGACAGGTTTTAACTCGCAAAAGGTTGCATTATTTTCAAAAAAATGGGATCAGGATGCGGAAATTGATGCTATTGATAGCTCGGTAGGGTCTTTCACCGAACCGCACCGATGCGGAGTGTCCAATTAATTCTAAACTGTCCTATAAACGGAGGTTGGAAATGAACGGAATCGTATGTGGAATTTTGTTTTATTCCGTCCGCAACGCCTCGATCGGAGAGATGTGTGAGGCTCTTAGAGCCGGATAGAGTCCGAAGACGATACCGATGCAGGCTGAAATGCTAACAGAAACCGCTATCCAGTATAGCGAGATGACGACGGGCCACTGGGGGATCACTTTGACGATTGTAACGGCTATGTGTGAACAGACATATCCGGTACCTATACCCAACCCAATACCGAAGAAGCCGCCGACACCGCACATCACGATCGCCTCAATCAGAAACTGCAAGAAAATATCTCGTCGTTTCGCGCCGATGGCGCGGCGGATCCCGATCTCACGGGTGCGTTGGTTCACTGAAACAAGCATCATATTCATAATTCCGACACTGCCGACAAACAGCGAAAACCCGGCGATACTGCTAAGCATGATTTTAATGATGCGACTGATTTTATCGAGTTCTTTGACAGCAGCAGTCGCAAAACTAATATCGAAAAAATTGTCTTGGTTCCGATGTCGTTTTTTTAGAACGGCTGTCACTTCTTCAGCGGCTTTCTCAATGGAATCCGAGTCCACCGCTCTGATGTTGAGATAATTGATGTGGCGTTTGCCCTTAAATCTATCTTGCGCGGTTGTCAAAGGGATGAACACGATGTCGTCCCAACTGAATCCATATTGAAGACTTGTGCCGCGTTCCGCCATTACACCGAGGATGCGAAAACGGTCGGGCCTTCCACCTTGAAGCGAAATCTTGATTTCTGTGCCAATCGGATGCTGATTCCCAAACAACTCCGTCGCGACTTCTAACCCAAGCACACAGACTTTTCGTCGATTATTGAATTCATCCTCGGAAAAGAAACGTCCCTGCTGAATCTGCCACTTCATCCCTGTCGGAAAGTAAGAATTGACGCCATCATACTCCGTCCATTTTGCCGCACCGCCTTCAGCCTGCGCCAGCACTTCGTTAGAAATACTCGGTATCACAGACTCAACAGCAGGACATTCGGCTTCAATCGCTAAAACATCTTCGTATTTCAAGTGTTCGCCGCTGCGATTCGGAAACACACGATCCCCACGCCAAATCCACGGATTCCGTCGCACCGTAAAATGACTGCCATACTTTTCAAACTCTTGCGTGACGATCCGCTTCGCGCCGTCACCGATAGCAAGCATTGCGAGGACAGCCGCAACACCGATAACGATCCCCAGCATTGTGAGGGCAGAACGCATTCTCTCCTGTAAAATGGCAGAGAGGCCTGTTGAAATTCCCTCGTATAGTTTCAATGCTCTATACCTCCAAACTTTTCAGGGAAAGTTTGATTTCAAACGGCACGTCCTCAAACATACCATTGCGCTTGTGCTCTGAAAAATTGGGCATACAGTCCATCTTGTGCCAATAACGTTTCGTGGTCACCGTCCTCAACGATGCGTCCGTTGTCAAGGACGAGGATCCGGTCACACGTGCGGACAGAAGAGAGACGGTGTGAGATTAGCACGGATGTGCGTCCTGCACTCCGTTCAATAAATCGTTCATAAACCGCCTGTTCAGCGAGCGGATCCAGTGCTGCAGTCGGTTCATCGAGGACAACGAGCCACGGGGTTTTCCGCATGAAACTCCGTGCTGTTGCGAGACGTTGCCATTCACCACCGGAGAGATCGCGTCCACCGAAAGTGGGACCCAGGAGTGTCTCGTAACCTTCTGTGAGTCCTTCAACAACGGAAGCGGCACCCCCCGCAATTGATGCCATTTCCATGCGTTCAGGATGTTCCAGGTCGCCGAAGGTAATATTCTCACGTGCGGTAAGGTGGTACTGCGTAAAGTCCTGAAACACGGCACTGCAGTGTGTTAACCACGCTCGACGATTCTCTTCGGTTAAGGGTATATCTCCGACACGAATACTGCCGGAGTGTGGTCGGTAGAGTCCCAACAATACACGTGCCAGTGTGGTCTTTCCCGCACCATTGGGTCCCACGATTGCGACACGTTCGCCTTTTTTGAATGTGAGTGTTATATCCGTTAACGATGGTTTTTGCGAATTTGGATAAAAAAACGAGAGGTCTGCTACTGCAATATCTTCAACCGTTCTGTTTCCGTCGAATTCATTTATTTTTTCATCGGCTGTGTCAGGGAATTGGGTATCCGACTGTCTGTTAAGGAACCGATACAGATCCCCAAACAGTGGACGCATCTCTTCAACGATCGCCTGAAATTGAAAGGCGACAGCGTCCCAGATACCGTCTAATTGGACCAAACCAGCAGCAGCGGCAATATATGTGCCGACGGTCAACTCGCCACGAAAGACTTCCAACAACAATAGGATGAGCGAACCGGCGTATAACAAGCCGCGTGTGGTATCGAGCGCGAGACAGACTGAGAATTTTCGCCGTCGTATTCCCATTTGTCCGTCTATGAGCGATTGTCCCAATTGATGCCAGTGTTCTATCCATGCGTTTTGGGTTTGGTATAACCGGACTTCTTTGCCCGTGCCGCGATCCGTCAGGATTCCTTCTAATGCATCCTGTTCACGCCGTTGGGGTGTCTGCTCTACGTCAAAACCGTAAAGATCCGCCGAAAAACGCGTGTCACTCCACCAAGATGCCATCCCTGTCAAGGCAGGTAGTAGTGCCAACAGTGGATGATATTGCCACAGCACGATGCCAAGTGTAACGACACTGATGAGTTGTTGAAGGCTGTCAACGAGATACCAGAGGATATTCTGGAGCACCAGTCCGGAGACAGCGCGTGCCCGTTCAAGTGAATCTTGAAATTCTGCAGTCTGGATTTCGATTAACGCTGTCGTATCGACTTTCTGGGCAATGCCGTCGTTAATCCAGATTTCAATGTTTTCACCTAAGTGGGTATACAGGGGTTCTCGCAGTAGATCGGCACCGGTGCTGAGAATACGTAAACCCAGTAATCCGATGAGCCACGGTAAAACCGCCTGCCACCAATTTGCGTCGCCGACCACCTCGACGATTGTATTGACTAAGCGTTCTGTCACGAAAAACTGGCAAGCCGGTACAACACCGGGTAATAAGGTGAGCAGGAACATGCCCAAGACAGCCAGGGAACCGCTCTGCCAAATCACAACCAAAGTTCGAGCATAAGCCACGAAACTTTCTTTTAGCGTTTGCATTTTTTAACTCTTCCTTGCGGTTCGATCAGCTGGGTTTGGACTTTTATCTCCCTCGCCGTAGACCCGCCTGCGTGTTTTTGTAAACGCTGAAATCCAATGCGAAGAAAGTATTTCTGCGTATTATTGCAGGCTATGGGTTTGGAACTAATGAATACCTCTTTACTGAAAACTGACAACCGACAACCGATAACCATTCTTACTGATAACTGACTACTAATTCTACTGATACCAGCGTGCCTGTGCTCTGAAGAATTGGGCGTAACGTCCATTGTTAGCGAGGAGTGCGTCATGTGTGCCATCTTCAACAATACGACCGGCATCTAATACCAAAATACGGTCTGCGAGGCGAGCGGATCCGATCCGATGTGAGATCAGGAACGTCATCCGTCCTGATGCAAGTTCAACAAATTGTCGGTAAAGTTCTACCTCGGCTTGTGGGTCTAAGGCGGCGGTCGGTTCATCGAGGACGAGGACTTGTGGGTTTCGGACCAAAGCCCGTGCCAGTGCGACCTTTTGCCATTCTCCGCCCGATAACTCGACACCCTCCCCCTCCTCACCGAGTGACGGATCCAAAAATGTATCTAAGCCGCGGGAAAGGGTTTGGAAACGCTCTTGGAGCCCGACTGCATTGATGACACGCCACAAGGTCTCGTCATCAATATGGTAGGTCGATGGACCCGGTACCAACTCCTCGCGCACCGGTCGACGGAACCGCGCAAAATCCTGAAAGACGGATGCACAGTTAAGGGCAATCTGTTCAGGCGCAATTGACTTCACGTTCATACCGTCATAGCGGATTGTGCCATCATCGGGCTGATAGAGACCGAGCAGCAATTTTATGAGCGTCGATTTCCCCGCACCGTTGACCCCGACGATGCTAACGATCTCTCCGGGACGCACATGAAAGTTAATGTCTTGTAGCACGTCATTGGGTGCCTCTGGGTACCGGAAGCGGAGATTTCGGACTTCTAATCCGTCTTGTAGAGGTTGTGGAAACCGCTGTGTTCCTGATTGGTTCTGATCCTTTTTCGCCCGTTCTAAGAAAAAGTGTAAATCTTGAAGCAACGGTACGTCTTCAAAGATGTCCTGTATGGCACTCAGCAAACTCTCGAGATTCGATTGAAAAGTTCCTGCCGCGCCAATGAGAACGACGTAATCTCCAAGCGTTAATTCTCCATTTACGATCCGTCCTGCAAGTATGAAAATTGCCACAGAATAGGCAATCACTTCAGCGAGAGTTGTGCCGATAGAGCCTTTTGCTTGGAGCCAGACTTTCGCAAGCGATTCTTCCCGCCACTTTTGATGGTTCGTTCGCCAGCGTTTGAAAAGCGGATTGAAAAGACCATAGAGCCGGACTTCCTGTCCAGACGATGAACCGAGCAATAAACCCAGCATATACGCCATCATACGACGGACGGGAGTGGCATCATAA harbors:
- a CDS encoding BamA/TamA family outer membrane protein; amino-acid sequence: MKYILYLIVLLPFIVSVPTSAETPDGTIPFDCPDIPTPKFQFHFTRELIALAVTTAPFTTVDDLYIHIYDDAAGIYDTLAQYYGETLKAKNWHGIQEDDRVQLYVLNGTTMQGTGVDNTFMGIFAVVKSNHEIYLLNIVGNVPAQQAGQLLTDLSKLGIEISELKSLSALEIDKRSLPSPTGFRTADGSPIHEIQIKGNQKIDRVEILETLEAGDEDINKAMEALRKKMGYRLEGVETSVKQEDGKQIAVITVKERPSQSAGFSGGGPIIQFNRVTGWELGAEIENRFPGARLSDGTLASKLFGNIGYGFGNKLVNYEIGGTTMPFLAHTYRSGTTGHGDPSGKWYLGLGMDAKVYRITDITTPILTVVDDYGSAYYDSPFRLLYSLFGGSDIHNYYSRRGFEIGLRWEKLSRPVPTSSPTHLATLTFLVENHESLEKSTDWHLFNWRSTSKARENPAITPGRMRSVMFEYDFNTRRNYLGWHNTFSVEHSSTAFGSDFDFTRYQLHLRYAHPLGKHEIRTRAVGSFSTAFLPMQRQFTIGGPGVLNGYPLYAFAGDRGYLFNIEYFYPFPELSFWRNMPFDFDFNLFLVFFLDAGQAWNIDNQTPTLVPKSNAGIGFHFGESDSFLRFNVAKAFESEQGVQFNILWFYSF
- a CDS encoding sigma-70 family RNA polymerase sigma factor: MKQKDAELIQRVLQGDQEAFGFLVKKYQKGVHALVWRKIGDFHIAEEITQDAFFRAYQKLGTLKNHNLFAGWLYVIASRLCADWFQKNSPPEQSLEVTAMSEVNQVSYSQYVSEKQAAETDETRREIVKKLLQKLPESERTVITLYYLGEMTIKTISEFLGVSPNTVKSRLSRARNRLRKEEHMIRQNLGSFQLPPYFTENIMRDISRITPAAPTTHKPVVPWALSAVSAIALFLLFGAGTQYLSRFQKPYDLNATSERTVELIEAVLVLDSPAKPAVRNQPGSSSTPGRNPGAGQQPDARLFAAALVDETEVPTPEPQWIQTKGPAGGLVNTLFTTTRGDIYAGSYTNLYKLSDDGPSWKLVIAGSLSSLNMKDFIIGSNTQQMVERDDTLYIAIDAEVLTSTDYGETWDSLGAHPKGQPVGLVITDAVPGAEADITLNLALIEGVFRSADAGKSWIPLNDENLAGRKIRAIAAVENILFAGTDNGLYRRDMDTWEKLTIRPTEMSEDKTAIHALAVDKHRLYVAAGDEVTNQNQIGMQLRASLTGSSQWSLYRSTDQGDSWYSIDPRKRQEHEEERQQREQFGVSVPFPGAEETEIHLPSIKLLATQGRVIVVDAFGELFYSMNTGETWTALDIKGGSGYNVPPPVLMMDENTFYKGGPSGVQTTIDGGKTWSEFNSGLVGTPVQTLIAVQGELYANSTNGFVTSTDAGESWTPLPRGIDHGVFIKVFDGVLYVKRVNQMNSPSPIAHLSTEDNSLTFISGMPAFENVMSQKMDEEMNRIMMQAFTDVAKQDLEEGVPPNPEDVDFDQLNEAMNKFMQEQASASMMTFIGNFAVSGDTYYVEYGKTLYRWRPGMTEWHNTGLVDTGEDAFASLLSGPFDYSADVSTSYDTINAMGFRIAVSDSTVYVGKREGRLFQSFDEGDTWNDVTVDLPFSFEKFEAIVFAEPTVYVATDKGVAYSSDGTHWHIATDAEGSALVVSRLAVEDTTVYGQTDQHVYLLKVGTHTWKQATPELPSAVISFAVDGNTLYVGTANRGVLRFELDQSL
- a CDS encoding FtsX-like permease family protein, with amino-acid sequence MRSALTMLGIVIGVAAVLAMLAIGDGAKRIVTQEFEKYGSHFTVRRNPWIWRGDRVFPNRSGEHLKYEDVLAIEAECPAVESVIPSISNEVLAQAEGGAAKWTEYDGVNSYFPTGMKWQIQQGRFFSEDEFNNRRKVCVLGLEVATELFGNQHPIGTEIKISLQGGRPDRFRILGVMAERGTSLQYGFSWDDIVFIPLTTAQDRFKGKRHINYLNIRAVDSDSIEKAAEEVTAVLKKRHRNQDNFFDISFATAAVKELDKISRIIKIMLSSIAGFSLFVGSVGIMNMMLVSVNQRTREIGIRRAIGAKRRDIFLQFLIEAIVMCGVGGFFGIGLGIGTGYVCSHIAVTIVKVIPQWPVVISLYWIAVSVSISACIGIVFGLYPALRASHISPIEALRTE
- a CDS encoding ABC transporter ATP-binding protein; the protein is MQTLKESFVAYARTLVVIWQSGSLAVLGMFLLTLLPGVVPACQFFVTERLVNTIVEVVGDANWWQAVLPWLIGLLGLRILSTGADLLREPLYTHLGENIEIWINDGIAQKVDTTALIEIQTAEFQDSLERARAVSGLVLQNILWYLVDSLQQLISVVTLGIVLWQYHPLLALLPALTGMASWWSDTRFSADLYGFDVEQTPQRREQDALEGILTDRGTGKEVRLYQTQNAWIEHWHQLGQSLIDGQMGIRRRKFSVCLALDTTRGLLYAGSLILLLLEVFRGELTVGTYIAAAAGLVQLDGIWDAVAFQFQAIVEEMRPLFGDLYRFLNRQSDTQFPDTADEKINEFDGNRTVEDIAVADLSFFYPNSQKPSLTDITLTFKKGERVAIVGPNGAGKTTLARVLLGLYRPHSGSIRVGDIPLTEENRRAWLTHCSAVFQDFTQYHLTARENITFGDLEHPERMEMASIAGGAASVVEGLTEGYETLLGPTFGGRDLSGGEWQRLATARSFMRKTPWLVVLDEPTAALDPLAEQAVYERFIERSAGRTSVLISHRLSSVRTCDRILVLDNGRIVEDGDHETLLAQDGLYAQFFRAQAQWYV
- a CDS encoding ABC transporter ATP-binding protein, producing MASDNSHTSNTASESRPSAIQTLRRFCFIAWHVSPFGAIAQAFITLIYGCIPVGILWASRGLVNLIAAILANETEPSLQTAAPWVIALVLLAILRNVTGTYDSYLRWKMQNRIRLYQQRLLIEAATHIDFAVFDQPQTYDLIQRARQALGHRLVNVLRFLTEIGQLCVTLVGYGVLLWIADPLLVLVVVLPALPSAWLKIKTAKSGYIHDYDATPVRRMMAYMLGLLLGSSSGQEVRLYGLFNPLFKRWRTNHQKWREESLAKVWLQAKGSIGTTLAEVIAYSVAIFILAGRIVNGELTLGDYVVLIGAAGTFQSNLESLLSAIQDIFEDVPLLQDLHFFLERAKKDQNQSGTQRFPQPLQDGLEVRNLRFRYPEAPNDVLQDINFHVRPGEIVSIVGVNGAGKSTLIKLLLGLYQPDDGTIRYDGMNVKSIAPEQIALNCASVFQDFARFRRPVREELVPGPSTYHIDDETLWRVINAVGLQERFQTLSRGLDTFLDPSLGEEGEGVELSGGEWQKVALARALVRNPQVLVLDEPTAALDPQAEVELYRQFVELASGRMTFLISHRIGSARLADRILVLDAGRIVEDGTHDALLANNGRYAQFFRAQARWYQ